In Janthinobacterium sp. J1-1, a single genomic region encodes these proteins:
- the lolA gene encoding outer membrane lipoprotein chaperone LolA: MSKQTIATKFMIGATSLACGLLFAASASASALEQFKSFAAGTKSAKGEFVQRQVKKAEAGGKAKVSTPASGTFEFARPGKFIWTYLKPYEQLLQADGEQLYIYDKDLSQVTIKKLGDALGSSPAAILFGSNDLEKNFTLAEAGTRDGLEWLKATPKAKDTTFDEITIGLRNGVPEAMELRDSFGQTSILSFKNFQKNPSLAANHFKFVMPKGADVINN; the protein is encoded by the coding sequence ATGAGCAAACAGACTATCGCAACAAAATTCATGATCGGCGCCACCAGCCTTGCCTGCGGCCTGCTGTTCGCGGCCAGCGCCTCGGCCAGCGCGCTGGAACAATTCAAGAGCTTCGCCGCCGGCACCAAGTCGGCCAAGGGCGAATTCGTGCAGCGGCAAGTGAAAAAGGCGGAGGCGGGCGGCAAGGCGAAAGTCTCGACCCCGGCCAGCGGCACCTTTGAATTCGCCCGCCCGGGCAAGTTCATCTGGACCTATCTGAAACCATATGAACAACTGCTGCAGGCCGATGGCGAGCAGCTGTATATCTATGACAAGGACCTGAGCCAGGTCACCATCAAGAAACTGGGCGACGCGCTCGGTTCCTCGCCAGCCGCCATCCTGTTCGGAAGCAACGACCTGGAAAAGAATTTCACCCTGGCCGAAGCGGGCACGCGCGACGGCCTGGAATGGCTGAAGGCGACGCCGAAAGCCAAGGACACGACCTTCGACGAAATCACTATCGGCCTGCGCAACGGCGTGCCCGAAGCGATGGAGCTGCGCGACTCGTTCGGCCAGACCTCGATCCTGTCGTTCAAGAACTTCCAGAAGAATCCGTCCCTGGCGGCCAATCACTTTAAATTTGTCATGCCCAAGGGCGCGGACGTGATCAATAATTGA
- a CDS encoding replication-associated recombination protein A has product MADLFSTEPRQPLAEALRPKILTEVIGQTHLLGVGKPLRLAFEAGKAHSMILWGPPGVGKTTLARLMANAFDSEFIALSAVFAGVKDIRAAMDQARNSLDQFGKHTLLFVDEIHRFNKSQQDALLPFVESGLVTFIGATTENPSFEVNSALLSRAQVYVLKSLTEDELKQLLAKAQATALSHLVFEDAAVDTLIGYADGDARRFLNLLEQADTAASSTGTTNIDAAFVDNALTLNSRRFDKGGDNFYDQISALHKSVRGSNPDAALYWFCRMIDGGADPRYLSRRIVRMAWEDIGLADPRALTMVNDAAETYERLGSPEGELALGQAVIYLAIAAKSNAGYNAFNTAMAFVKKDKSKEVPVHLRNAPTKLMKELGYGHAYRYAHDEPDAYAAGETYFPDGMAEPGWYKPVPRGLESKIADKLAWLRELDRKVGKG; this is encoded by the coding sequence ATGGCGGACCTTTTTTCCACCGAACCACGCCAGCCGCTGGCCGAGGCGCTGCGCCCGAAAATCCTGACCGAAGTCATTGGCCAGACCCATCTGTTGGGCGTGGGCAAGCCGCTGCGCCTGGCCTTCGAAGCGGGCAAGGCCCATTCGATGATCTTGTGGGGTCCGCCCGGCGTGGGCAAGACAACGCTGGCGCGGCTGATGGCGAATGCCTTTGACAGCGAATTCATCGCGCTGTCGGCCGTGTTTGCCGGCGTCAAGGATATCCGCGCGGCCATGGACCAGGCTCGCAACAGCTTGGACCAGTTCGGCAAGCATACCTTGCTGTTTGTCGACGAGATTCACCGCTTCAACAAGTCGCAGCAGGATGCCTTGCTGCCCTTCGTGGAATCGGGCCTGGTCACCTTTATCGGCGCGACCACGGAAAATCCCAGTTTTGAAGTGAACTCGGCGCTGCTGTCGCGTGCGCAAGTGTATGTGTTGAAATCGCTGACGGAAGACGAGCTGAAGCAATTGCTGGCCAAGGCGCAGGCCACCGCCTTGTCGCACCTGGTATTCGAGGACGCTGCCGTCGATACCCTGATCGGCTATGCCGACGGCGACGCGCGGCGCTTTTTGAATTTGCTGGAACAGGCCGACACGGCCGCCAGCTCGACCGGCACCACGAACATCGATGCGGCCTTTGTCGACAATGCATTGACGTTGAATTCGCGCCGTTTCGACAAGGGCGGCGACAATTTCTATGACCAGATCTCGGCCCTGCACAAGTCCGTGCGTGGCTCGAACCCCGATGCGGCCCTGTACTGGTTCTGCCGCATGATCGACGGCGGCGCCGATCCGCGTTATCTGTCGCGCCGCATCGTGCGCATGGCCTGGGAAGATATCGGCCTGGCCGACCCGCGCGCGCTGACCATGGTCAACGACGCGGCCGAAACCTATGAACGGCTCGGCTCGCCAGAGGGCGAGCTGGCACTGGGCCAGGCCGTGATCTACCTGGCGATCGCCGCGAAAAGCAATGCCGGCTACAACGCCTTCAATACGGCGATGGCGTTCGTGAAAAAGGACAAGTCCAAGGAAGTGCCGGTGCACCTGCGCAATGCGCCGACCAAATTGATGAAGGAGCTGGGCTACGGCCATGCTTATCGTTACGCGCATGACGAGCCCGACGCCTATGCGGCCGGTGAAACGTATTTCCCGGACGGCATGGCCGAACCGGGCTGGTACAAACCCGTGCCGCGTGGGCTGGAAAGCAAGATTGCCGACAAGCTGGCCTGGCTGCGCGAGCTGGACCGGAAAGTCGGCAAGGGCTGA